A genome region from Paralichthys olivaceus isolate ysfri-2021 chromosome 6, ASM2471397v2, whole genome shotgun sequence includes the following:
- the atp5pb gene encoding ATP synthase F(0) complex subunit B1, mitochondrial — protein MLSRLVLVSASSLKSSGLLGAGLIQASRSLHTSSQSLAPVPPLPEKGGKVRHGIIPEELFQLLYPKTGVTGPYMLGTGLLLYILSKEIYVINHETFAAASIGAVIIYGVKKFGPSVAAFADKLNEDKVMKAQEVKDLAMSSLTQAIEDEKKEQWRAEGRSMLFDAKRNNVAMLLETNYRERLHMVTGEVKRRLDYQIALQVLHRRMEQEHMVNWVEKSVIGSITPQQEKESIAKCITDLKALAKVTQAKATA, from the exons ATGTTGTCCAGACTCGTCCTGGTTTCAG CCAGTTCCCTGAAAAGCAGTGGACTCCTTGGAGCTGG CCTGATCCAAGCGTCTCGCTCCCTGCACACATCATCCCAGAGTCTGGCTCCGGTGCCTCCTCTGCCAGAGAAGGGAGGCAAAGTCCGCCATGGCATCATCCCAGAAGAGCTCTTTCAGCTCCTGTACCCCAAAACTGGAGTCACAG GACCCTACATGCTGGGCACTGGCCTCCTCCTCTACATCCTTTCCAAGGAAATCTACGTCATCAACCATGAGACCTTCGCTGCCGCCTCCATAGGGGCTGTCATCATTTATGGTGTCAAAAAATTTGGTCCAAGTGTTGCAGCTTTTGCTGACAAACTTAATGAG gacAAAGTGATGAAGGCTCAGGAGGTGAAGGACCTTGCTATGTCCAGCCTGACTCAGGCCATTGAGGATGAGAAGAAGGAACAGTGGAGAGCAGAGGGAAGATCAATGCTCTTTGATGCTAAGAGG AACAATGTGGCCATGCTTCTTGAGACCAACTACAGAGAGAGGCTACACATGGTGACCGGTGAGGTGAAGAGGCGGTTGGACTACCAGATCGCCCTGCAGGTCCTCCACCGTCGTATGGAGCAGGAGCACATGGTCAACTGGGTGGAGAAGAGCGTTATCGGCAGCATCACTCCCCAGCAG gagAAAGAGAGCATCGCCAAATGCATCACAGACCTGAAGGCTCTGGCCAAGGTCACTCAGGCCAAAGCTACAGCCTAA
- the eps8l3b gene encoding epidermal growth factor receptor kinase substrate 8-like protein 3b isoform X1, which yields MYGNNGPFSYSPRAVLQEDFPQQRRPFQQDDPKGSPLQGNTMTRPSAKSIYMQRKEYSETLTRKKDNFQVRVEHLLTCELDGKEMNTLEDCLSKLKWLDTKGRLWGQEMILEVHGGYVMLSDIETKTELEVLPLSSITQTRAILDSCAYNSLLTITVQDHSKRTPQVFMFQCDEISADLLKVDLDNAVQRRGDDVEPRRDQSDIRSNLENIMRQNSPGSFQQRRSQVTPLPPLEQPLTQWRNREPESMPPPWDFAEEVLPHPDLPELQSSPEDSSEQRDTEITTQIFNHVLGDLEIFLDKVTAAVKSPSLEKDKSKKNLLKKKKSKKTESSGSLPPWKEYFSCLQKIKYGFNLLGQLDGVLTNPNASDYVHIFFRSLGLIVQKYPADLPPSVVSPLLTEEALRLLSHEVSPEERSLWTSLGDSWNISRSRWPNNDIPPYIPEFYDGWQPLAPSRIPPPFLSHKGQMSRSYSQRIPPDRPVSPNFSESSQSMRAIYNFTARNNRELSIMKGDVVQVIQRTKQWWLVRNARNEQGNVPMNVLEPMRSSREDVLQETHGPVILEMTSSPAEVRAWLQYKGFSKITVTSLGVLTGKLLLGMTKDEIRTVCPEEGGRVFFQLQAIKSAIALASEPPGLYNGRY from the exons ATGTATGGAAACAACGGCCCCTTCTCCTACTCCCCAAG gGCGGTTTTACAAGAGGACTTCCCTCAACAGAGGCGACCTTTCCAGCAAGACGACCCGAAGGGTTCTCCGCTGCAGGGCAACACCATGACCAGACCCAGTGCAAAATCCATATATA TGCAGAGAAAAGAGTACTCTGAGACGCTGACCAGAAAAAAGGACAACTTCCAAGTCAGAGTGGAG CATCTGCTCACCTGTGAGCTGGACGGCAAGGAGATGAATACATTGGAGGACTGCTTGTCCAAGCTGAAGTGGCTGGATACCAAAGGTCGTCTGTGGGGCCAGGAGATGATCCTGGAGGTTCATGGAGGATACGTAATGCTCAGTGACATCGAGACCAAG ACAGAGCTGGAGGTGCTGCCTTTGAGTAGCATCACACAAACCAGGGCTATACTGGACAGCTGTGCCTACAACTCTCTGCTGACAATAACTGTGCAGGATCACAGCAAACGCACCCCACAGGTCTTCATGTTCCAGTGTGACGAGATCTCG GCGGATCTACTCAAGGTCGATCTGGATAATGCAGTTCAGAGGAGAGGTGATGATGTGGAACCGCGCAGAGACCAATCTGACATCAG AAGTAATCTCGAAAATATCATGCGGCAAAACAGTCCTGGAAGTTTTCAGCAGCGACGAAGCCAAGTCACCCCCCTGCCACCTCTGGAACAACCGCTGACACAGTGGCGTAACAGAGAACCAG AGAGTATGCCTCCCCCGTGGGACTTCGCTGAAGAAGTGCTGCCTCATCCTGATCTTCCCGAATTACAGAGTAGCCCAGAGGATTCATCTGagcaaagagacacagagatcaCCACG CAGATTTTTAACCATGTTCTTGGTGATTTGGAGATTTTCCTGGACAAAGTTACTGCTGCAGTAAAGTCACCTTCACTGGAAAAGGACAAGAGCAAGAAAAAtttgttgaaaaagaaaaaatctaagAAAACtg AATCATCTGGCAGTCTGCCGCCCTGGAAGGAATATTTCTCCTGTCTCCAGAAAATCAAATATGGATTCAATCTGCTG GGTCAGCTGGATGGGGTACTGACAAACCCCAATGCTTCTGACTATGTCCACATCTTCTTCAGGAGTTTGGGCCTG ATCGTGCAGAAGTACCCTGCAGACCTGCCGCCCAGCGTGGTCTCGCCCCTGCTGACAGAGGAGGCCCTGCGGCTGCTCAGTCACGAAGTCAGCCCGGAGGAGCGAAGCCTGTGGACTTCTCTGGGAGATTCCTGGAACATCTCCAG GTCCAGATGGCCGAATAATGATATCCCACCTTACATCCCAGAGTTTTATGATGGCTGGCAGCCGCTTGCCCCGTCACGCATACCCCCCCCATTCCTTTCTCACAAAGGTCAAATGAGCAGGAGCTACAGCCAGCGTATCCCACCCGACCGACCAGTTTCTCCAAA cttcagtgaGTCATCTCAGTCCATGCGAGCCATTTACAACTTCACGGCCAGAAACAACCGAGAGCTGAGTATCATGAAGGGTGATGTGGTTCAG gtgATTCAGAGAACCAAGCAATGGTGGCTTGTTCGTAACGCCCGTAATGAGCAAGGAAACGTTCCGATGAATGTTTTGGAGCCAATGAGGAGCTCCAGGGAAGATGTACTG caggagactCATGGCCCAGTGATTCTGGAGATGACCTCGTCGCCTGCAGAGGTTAGAGCCTGGCTTCAGTACAAAGGCTTCTCCAAAAT CACCGTGACCTCCCTCGGTGTGCTCACCGGTAAACTGCTGCTGGGGATGACCAAGGATGAGATAAGGACTGTTTGTCcagaggagggaggcagggtCTTCTTCCAGCTTCAGGCCATTAAGTCAGCCATAGCG CTCGCCAGTGAACCGCCAGGACTATATAACGGCCGCTACTAA
- the eps8l3b gene encoding epidermal growth factor receptor kinase substrate 8-like protein 3b isoform X2: MYGNNGPFSYSPRAVLQEDFPQQRRPFQQDDPKGSPLQGNTMTRPSAKSIYMQRKEYSETLTRKKDNFQVRVEHLLTCELDGKEMNTLEDCLSKLKWLDTKGRLWGQEMILEVHGGYVMLSDIETKTELEVLPLSSITQTRAILDSCAYNSLLTITVQDHSKRTPQVFMFQCDEISADLLKVDLDNAVQRRGDDVEPRRDQSDIRSNLENIMRQNSPGSFQQRRSQVTPLPPLEQPLTQWRNREPESMPPPWDFAEEVLPHPDLPELQSSPEDSSEQRDTEITTIFNHVLGDLEIFLDKVTAAVKSPSLEKDKSKKNLLKKKKSKKTESSGSLPPWKEYFSCLQKIKYGFNLLGQLDGVLTNPNASDYVHIFFRSLGLIVQKYPADLPPSVVSPLLTEEALRLLSHEVSPEERSLWTSLGDSWNISRSRWPNNDIPPYIPEFYDGWQPLAPSRIPPPFLSHKGQMSRSYSQRIPPDRPVSPNFSESSQSMRAIYNFTARNNRELSIMKGDVVQVIQRTKQWWLVRNARNEQGNVPMNVLEPMRSSREDVLQETHGPVILEMTSSPAEVRAWLQYKGFSKITVTSLGVLTGKLLLGMTKDEIRTVCPEEGGRVFFQLQAIKSAIALASEPPGLYNGRY; this comes from the exons ATGTATGGAAACAACGGCCCCTTCTCCTACTCCCCAAG gGCGGTTTTACAAGAGGACTTCCCTCAACAGAGGCGACCTTTCCAGCAAGACGACCCGAAGGGTTCTCCGCTGCAGGGCAACACCATGACCAGACCCAGTGCAAAATCCATATATA TGCAGAGAAAAGAGTACTCTGAGACGCTGACCAGAAAAAAGGACAACTTCCAAGTCAGAGTGGAG CATCTGCTCACCTGTGAGCTGGACGGCAAGGAGATGAATACATTGGAGGACTGCTTGTCCAAGCTGAAGTGGCTGGATACCAAAGGTCGTCTGTGGGGCCAGGAGATGATCCTGGAGGTTCATGGAGGATACGTAATGCTCAGTGACATCGAGACCAAG ACAGAGCTGGAGGTGCTGCCTTTGAGTAGCATCACACAAACCAGGGCTATACTGGACAGCTGTGCCTACAACTCTCTGCTGACAATAACTGTGCAGGATCACAGCAAACGCACCCCACAGGTCTTCATGTTCCAGTGTGACGAGATCTCG GCGGATCTACTCAAGGTCGATCTGGATAATGCAGTTCAGAGGAGAGGTGATGATGTGGAACCGCGCAGAGACCAATCTGACATCAG AAGTAATCTCGAAAATATCATGCGGCAAAACAGTCCTGGAAGTTTTCAGCAGCGACGAAGCCAAGTCACCCCCCTGCCACCTCTGGAACAACCGCTGACACAGTGGCGTAACAGAGAACCAG AGAGTATGCCTCCCCCGTGGGACTTCGCTGAAGAAGTGCTGCCTCATCCTGATCTTCCCGAATTACAGAGTAGCCCAGAGGATTCATCTGagcaaagagacacagagatcaCCACG ATTTTTAACCATGTTCTTGGTGATTTGGAGATTTTCCTGGACAAAGTTACTGCTGCAGTAAAGTCACCTTCACTGGAAAAGGACAAGAGCAAGAAAAAtttgttgaaaaagaaaaaatctaagAAAACtg AATCATCTGGCAGTCTGCCGCCCTGGAAGGAATATTTCTCCTGTCTCCAGAAAATCAAATATGGATTCAATCTGCTG GGTCAGCTGGATGGGGTACTGACAAACCCCAATGCTTCTGACTATGTCCACATCTTCTTCAGGAGTTTGGGCCTG ATCGTGCAGAAGTACCCTGCAGACCTGCCGCCCAGCGTGGTCTCGCCCCTGCTGACAGAGGAGGCCCTGCGGCTGCTCAGTCACGAAGTCAGCCCGGAGGAGCGAAGCCTGTGGACTTCTCTGGGAGATTCCTGGAACATCTCCAG GTCCAGATGGCCGAATAATGATATCCCACCTTACATCCCAGAGTTTTATGATGGCTGGCAGCCGCTTGCCCCGTCACGCATACCCCCCCCATTCCTTTCTCACAAAGGTCAAATGAGCAGGAGCTACAGCCAGCGTATCCCACCCGACCGACCAGTTTCTCCAAA cttcagtgaGTCATCTCAGTCCATGCGAGCCATTTACAACTTCACGGCCAGAAACAACCGAGAGCTGAGTATCATGAAGGGTGATGTGGTTCAG gtgATTCAGAGAACCAAGCAATGGTGGCTTGTTCGTAACGCCCGTAATGAGCAAGGAAACGTTCCGATGAATGTTTTGGAGCCAATGAGGAGCTCCAGGGAAGATGTACTG caggagactCATGGCCCAGTGATTCTGGAGATGACCTCGTCGCCTGCAGAGGTTAGAGCCTGGCTTCAGTACAAAGGCTTCTCCAAAAT CACCGTGACCTCCCTCGGTGTGCTCACCGGTAAACTGCTGCTGGGGATGACCAAGGATGAGATAAGGACTGTTTGTCcagaggagggaggcagggtCTTCTTCCAGCTTCAGGCCATTAAGTCAGCCATAGCG CTCGCCAGTGAACCGCCAGGACTATATAACGGCCGCTACTAA
- the ampd2b gene encoding AMP deaminase 2 isoform X1, whose translation MSSNLPSGTTAGATGAKNKPVSPFRKRGSLQYTASTVDLRGKRHLLTSQHSLPGIPVALKQSIDLRTSMDGKYKEIAEELFSRSLAESEMRSAPYEFPEDSPIEQLEERRHRLERQISQDVKFEPDILLRAKQEFMKTDSATDLEYMKEQSQAPELQERELVPEKEYQRVSISGEEKCGVPFTDLLDAAKCVVKALFIRQKYMGLSLQSFCRTTARYLQELSERPLDLDVYEEEFTVTADATVHPPVSEKHPYENQDASSMPPDMGYGCKMVDGVMHVYTTRSIMEKSTELDLPYPDLQEYIADMNVMMALIINGPVKSFCYRRLQYLSSKFQMHILLNEMKELAAQKKVPHRDFYNIRKVDTHIHASSCMNQKHLLRFIKRAMKKYPKDIVHVERGKGQTLMEVFESMNLTAFDLSVDTLDMHADRNTFHRFDKFNAKYNPIGESILREIFIKTDNYIEGKYFGHMIKEVMADLEESKYQNVELRLSIYGRSRDEWDKLAKWSVKHQVYSHNVRWLVQVPRLFDVYHTKRQLCNFQEMLENIFMPLFEVTVNPGSHPELHLFLQHVVGFDSVDDESKPEQHIFNLDSPLPVNWTEEDNPPYSYYLYYMYTNMTVLNHLRRQRGFHTFVLRPHCGEAGPIHHLVSGFMLSENISHGLLLRKAPVLQYLYYLAQIGIAMSPLSNNSLFLSYHRNPLPEYLSRGLMVSLSTDDPLQFHFTKEPLMEEYSIATQVWKLSSCDMCELARNSVLMSGFSHKVKSSWLGPHYIMEGQESNDIRRTNVPDIRVAYRYETMCEELNLITQAIRTDELETIEEEGSLCMGATQAEK comes from the exons ATGTCCTCCAACCTGCCCTCTGGGACTACAGCTGGGGCCACCGGGGCCAAGAATAAGCCCGTCTCCCCTTTCAGGAAGCGGGGCAGCCTGCAGTACACAGCCAGCACAG TTGATCTCCGTGGTAAGCGCCACCTCCTCACTTCCCAGCATTCCTTGCCTGGGATCCCGGTGGCCTTGAAACAGTCCATTGACCTGCGTACATCCATGGACGGGAAGTACAAGGAGATTGCCGAA gaGCTGTTCTCCCGCAGCCTGGCAGAGAGTGAGATGCGTAGCGCCCCCTATGAATTTCCAGAGGATAGCCCCAtcgagcagctggaggagcgaCGGCATCGCCTTGAGCGTCAGATCAGCCAGgatgtaaa GTTTGAGCCTGACATCCTCCTGAGAGCCAAGCAGGAGTTCATGAAGACTGACAGTGCCACTGATCTCGA ATATATGAAGGAGCAGAGCCAAGCGCCTGAGCTGCAGGAGCGAGAACTGGTCCCAGAGAAAGAGTACCAGAGAGTCTCGATCTCTGGGGAGGAGAAATGTGGG GTCCCCTTCACAGATCTGTTGGACGCGGCCAAATGTGTGGTGAAGGCTCTGTTCATCAGACAGAAGTACATGGGTTTGTCCCTGCAGAGCTTCTGCAGGACCACCGCTCGTTACCTGCAGGAGCTCAGTGAGAGACCCCTGGACCTGGACGTTTACGAGGAGGAGTTCACAGTCACAGCAG ATGCCACAGTGCACCCACCTGTGTCTGAAAAGCACCCGTATGAGAACCAGGACGCTTCCAGCATGCCCCCTGACATGGGTTATGGCTGCAAGATGGTGGATGGTGTCATGCATGTGTACACAACAAGGAGCATTATGGAAAA gAGCACAGAGCTGGACCTGCCATATCCAGACCTGCAGGAGTACATCGCTGATATGAACGTGATGATGGCCCTCATCATCAATGGCCCAGT AAAATCCTTCTGTTACCGTCGCCTGCAGTATCTTAGCTCCAAGTTCCAGATGCACATCCTGCTGAACGAGATGAAAGAGCTTGCAGCGCAGAAGAAAGTTCCACATCGAGACTTTTACAATATCCGGAAG GTtgacacacatatacacgccTCGTCCTGCATGAACCAGAAGCACCTTCTTCGCTTTATCAAGAGGGCCATGAAGAAGTACCCAAAGGATATTGTTCACGTGGAAAGAGGGAAGGGTCAGACACTCATGGAGGTGTTTGAGAGCATGAACCTGACAGCGTTTGACCTGAGTGTGGACACCCTGGACATGCACGCA GACCGTAACACGTTCCATCGATTTGATAAGTTCAATGCCAAATACAATCCCATCGGCGAGTCCATCCTGAGAGAGATCTTCATCAAAACAGACAACTACATCGAGGGGAAGTACTTTGGTCACATGATTAAG GAGGTGATGGCTGACCTGGAGGAGAGCAAGTACCAGAATGTAGAGCTCAGGCTGTCGATCTACGGCCGCTCAAGAGATGAGTGGGACAAACTGGCCAAGTGGTCTGTCAAGCATCAGGTCTACTCCCACAACGTGCGCTGGCTTGTTCAAGTGCCACGACTCTT TGACGTCTACCACACAAAGAGACAACTGTGCAACTTCCAAGAGATGTTGGAGAACATCTTCATGCCTCTGTTTGAGGTCACAGTCAACCCTGGCAGCCACCCAGAGCTGCACCTCTTCCTTCAACAT GTGGTGGGTTTCGACAGTGTGGACGATGAGTCCAAACCAGAGCAACACATCTTCAACCTGGACAGTCCGCTGCCAGTCAactggacagaggaggacaaCCCACCCTATTCCTACTACCTCTACTATATGTATACAAACATGACTGTGCTGAACCACCTGCGCAG GCAGCGGGGGTTCCACACATTTGTCCTACGTCCTCACTGTGGCGAAGCTGGGCCAATCCATCACCTGGTGTCTGGGTTCATGCTGTCAGAGAACATCTCCCACGGGCTGCTGCTCAGGAAG GCTCCTGTGCTGCAGTACTTGTACTACCTGGCTCAGATAGGCATCGCCATGTCCCCTCTGAGCAATAACAGCCTGTTCCTCAGCTACCATCGCAACCCTCTGCCTGAGTACCTGTCCAGAGGCCTCATGGTCTCTCTGTCCACAGACGACCCTCTGCAGTTTCACTTCACCAAG gagCCCTTGATGGAGGAGTACAGTATTGCTACTCAGGTGTGGAAGCTGAGCTCTTGTGACATGTGTGAACTGGCCAGAAACAGTGTTCTGATGAGCGGATTCTCTCATAAG GTGAAGAGCTCCTGGCTTGGCCCCCACTACATCATGGAGGGACAGGAGAGTAACGACATCAGACGCACCAACGTTCCAGACATCCGCGTGGCGTACCGTTACGAGACCATGTGTGAGGAGCTGAATTTAATCACACAGGCCATCCGCACAGACGAGCTGGAGACCATCGAGGAGGAGGGCAGTCTGTGCATGGGCGCCACGCAGGCAGAGAAATGA
- the ampd2b gene encoding AMP deaminase 2 isoform X2, producing the protein MDGKYKEIAEELFSRSLAESEMRSAPYEFPEDSPIEQLEERRHRLERQISQDVKFEPDILLRAKQEFMKTDSATDLEYMKEQSQAPELQERELVPEKEYQRVSISGEEKCGVPFTDLLDAAKCVVKALFIRQKYMGLSLQSFCRTTARYLQELSERPLDLDVYEEEFTVTADATVHPPVSEKHPYENQDASSMPPDMGYGCKMVDGVMHVYTTRSIMEKSTELDLPYPDLQEYIADMNVMMALIINGPVKSFCYRRLQYLSSKFQMHILLNEMKELAAQKKVPHRDFYNIRKVDTHIHASSCMNQKHLLRFIKRAMKKYPKDIVHVERGKGQTLMEVFESMNLTAFDLSVDTLDMHADRNTFHRFDKFNAKYNPIGESILREIFIKTDNYIEGKYFGHMIKEVMADLEESKYQNVELRLSIYGRSRDEWDKLAKWSVKHQVYSHNVRWLVQVPRLFDVYHTKRQLCNFQEMLENIFMPLFEVTVNPGSHPELHLFLQHVVGFDSVDDESKPEQHIFNLDSPLPVNWTEEDNPPYSYYLYYMYTNMTVLNHLRRQRGFHTFVLRPHCGEAGPIHHLVSGFMLSENISHGLLLRKAPVLQYLYYLAQIGIAMSPLSNNSLFLSYHRNPLPEYLSRGLMVSLSTDDPLQFHFTKEPLMEEYSIATQVWKLSSCDMCELARNSVLMSGFSHKVKSSWLGPHYIMEGQESNDIRRTNVPDIRVAYRYETMCEELNLITQAIRTDELETIEEEGSLCMGATQAEK; encoded by the exons ATGGACGGGAAGTACAAGGAGATTGCCGAA gaGCTGTTCTCCCGCAGCCTGGCAGAGAGTGAGATGCGTAGCGCCCCCTATGAATTTCCAGAGGATAGCCCCAtcgagcagctggaggagcgaCGGCATCGCCTTGAGCGTCAGATCAGCCAGgatgtaaa GTTTGAGCCTGACATCCTCCTGAGAGCCAAGCAGGAGTTCATGAAGACTGACAGTGCCACTGATCTCGA ATATATGAAGGAGCAGAGCCAAGCGCCTGAGCTGCAGGAGCGAGAACTGGTCCCAGAGAAAGAGTACCAGAGAGTCTCGATCTCTGGGGAGGAGAAATGTGGG GTCCCCTTCACAGATCTGTTGGACGCGGCCAAATGTGTGGTGAAGGCTCTGTTCATCAGACAGAAGTACATGGGTTTGTCCCTGCAGAGCTTCTGCAGGACCACCGCTCGTTACCTGCAGGAGCTCAGTGAGAGACCCCTGGACCTGGACGTTTACGAGGAGGAGTTCACAGTCACAGCAG ATGCCACAGTGCACCCACCTGTGTCTGAAAAGCACCCGTATGAGAACCAGGACGCTTCCAGCATGCCCCCTGACATGGGTTATGGCTGCAAGATGGTGGATGGTGTCATGCATGTGTACACAACAAGGAGCATTATGGAAAA gAGCACAGAGCTGGACCTGCCATATCCAGACCTGCAGGAGTACATCGCTGATATGAACGTGATGATGGCCCTCATCATCAATGGCCCAGT AAAATCCTTCTGTTACCGTCGCCTGCAGTATCTTAGCTCCAAGTTCCAGATGCACATCCTGCTGAACGAGATGAAAGAGCTTGCAGCGCAGAAGAAAGTTCCACATCGAGACTTTTACAATATCCGGAAG GTtgacacacatatacacgccTCGTCCTGCATGAACCAGAAGCACCTTCTTCGCTTTATCAAGAGGGCCATGAAGAAGTACCCAAAGGATATTGTTCACGTGGAAAGAGGGAAGGGTCAGACACTCATGGAGGTGTTTGAGAGCATGAACCTGACAGCGTTTGACCTGAGTGTGGACACCCTGGACATGCACGCA GACCGTAACACGTTCCATCGATTTGATAAGTTCAATGCCAAATACAATCCCATCGGCGAGTCCATCCTGAGAGAGATCTTCATCAAAACAGACAACTACATCGAGGGGAAGTACTTTGGTCACATGATTAAG GAGGTGATGGCTGACCTGGAGGAGAGCAAGTACCAGAATGTAGAGCTCAGGCTGTCGATCTACGGCCGCTCAAGAGATGAGTGGGACAAACTGGCCAAGTGGTCTGTCAAGCATCAGGTCTACTCCCACAACGTGCGCTGGCTTGTTCAAGTGCCACGACTCTT TGACGTCTACCACACAAAGAGACAACTGTGCAACTTCCAAGAGATGTTGGAGAACATCTTCATGCCTCTGTTTGAGGTCACAGTCAACCCTGGCAGCCACCCAGAGCTGCACCTCTTCCTTCAACAT GTGGTGGGTTTCGACAGTGTGGACGATGAGTCCAAACCAGAGCAACACATCTTCAACCTGGACAGTCCGCTGCCAGTCAactggacagaggaggacaaCCCACCCTATTCCTACTACCTCTACTATATGTATACAAACATGACTGTGCTGAACCACCTGCGCAG GCAGCGGGGGTTCCACACATTTGTCCTACGTCCTCACTGTGGCGAAGCTGGGCCAATCCATCACCTGGTGTCTGGGTTCATGCTGTCAGAGAACATCTCCCACGGGCTGCTGCTCAGGAAG GCTCCTGTGCTGCAGTACTTGTACTACCTGGCTCAGATAGGCATCGCCATGTCCCCTCTGAGCAATAACAGCCTGTTCCTCAGCTACCATCGCAACCCTCTGCCTGAGTACCTGTCCAGAGGCCTCATGGTCTCTCTGTCCACAGACGACCCTCTGCAGTTTCACTTCACCAAG gagCCCTTGATGGAGGAGTACAGTATTGCTACTCAGGTGTGGAAGCTGAGCTCTTGTGACATGTGTGAACTGGCCAGAAACAGTGTTCTGATGAGCGGATTCTCTCATAAG GTGAAGAGCTCCTGGCTTGGCCCCCACTACATCATGGAGGGACAGGAGAGTAACGACATCAGACGCACCAACGTTCCAGACATCCGCGTGGCGTACCGTTACGAGACCATGTGTGAGGAGCTGAATTTAATCACACAGGCCATCCGCACAGACGAGCTGGAGACCATCGAGGAGGAGGGCAGTCTGTGCATGGGCGCCACGCAGGCAGAGAAATGA